One window of Alteromonas sp. LMIT006 genomic DNA carries:
- a CDS encoding polysaccharide deacetylase family protein, producing MSKPDVLFVLSIDTEEEWQWDEPFPESDFAVDNVKHLPSFQYQMEQLGIRPTYFVDYPVLDDPTSLEQIKQVIKHRQCEVGAHLHPWCNPPYFGPTTEFESHVVNLPREHVATKLDALIQKTQDTLGIRPQSFRTGRWGINETIFELLVERGIWIDSSVYPMYDNDYFSCYDAPFVPYYPDFGLPNFAGQQRHLLELPVTVGFNRMDDETGRHLQTKAEKGIWHYCRANALLWHTTLLRKLYLSPELSSIEDMKSLVDNCLRQERPVIHMYLHSSSFLDNGTGFYLDRDAHKHILDSVTRVFKHLSHQANVTCATISEAAHLLGMQNQVNSHTQPLSASRQDIRMVS from the coding sequence ATGTCAAAGCCTGACGTACTGTTTGTACTGAGTATAGATACCGAAGAAGAATGGCAATGGGATGAACCTTTCCCAGAGTCTGATTTTGCGGTGGATAACGTCAAGCATTTGCCATCGTTTCAGTATCAGATGGAACAACTGGGGATCCGTCCTACTTACTTTGTTGACTATCCTGTACTGGATGACCCAACCTCGCTAGAACAAATTAAGCAGGTTATTAAACATCGACAGTGTGAAGTGGGCGCTCACTTGCACCCATGGTGTAACCCACCCTACTTTGGCCCAACGACAGAATTTGAATCGCATGTGGTGAATTTACCTAGAGAACACGTCGCGACCAAATTAGATGCCTTAATCCAAAAAACACAAGACACATTAGGGATCAGGCCGCAATCCTTTCGGACTGGGCGCTGGGGCATTAACGAGACCATTTTTGAGTTACTGGTCGAGCGCGGCATCTGGATAGACTCCAGTGTTTATCCGATGTATGACAATGATTATTTTAGCTGTTATGACGCACCGTTTGTACCCTACTACCCAGACTTCGGGTTGCCCAACTTTGCTGGGCAACAGCGTCACTTATTAGAACTGCCTGTCACTGTGGGATTTAACCGCATGGATGATGAGACAGGCAGACATTTGCAAACAAAAGCAGAAAAAGGCATCTGGCACTACTGTCGAGCCAATGCTTTGTTGTGGCATACCACGTTGTTGCGCAAGCTTTATCTCAGCCCAGAACTCTCTTCAATAGAGGATATGAAATCCTTGGTCGATAATTGCTTACGTCAAGAACGACCGGTCATTCACATGTATCTGCATAGCTCGAGTTTCTTAGACAATGGAACGGGTTTTTATCTAGATAGAGACGCCCATAAGCATATTTTAGATAGTGTGACTCGAGTGTTCAAACACCTATCACATCAAGCCAACGTGACGTGTGCAACGATTTCTGAAGCCGCGCATCTGCTCGGTATGCAAAATCAGGTTAACAGCCACACCCAGCCTTTATCAGCATCGAGACAAGATATCAGGATGGTGTCATGA
- a CDS encoding glycosyltransferase family 2 protein: MTDTGSQHINDIQERVAFIIPHKGREEMLLQTLRSIAQLDRDGFAVEVHLVTQNDSVSDEIHAIPDIDLKVHNRKGCGNISASRNYGVSQTKASFIAFIDADVELSQHWLRTLHQELQVPGRLLVSAKQITSANPTVLERIRTSLSNVDIDRDVTFLPGRNLLVRRSDVIKVNGFPEHLETCEDYYFTHALSQHGALHYTSKTEYVHIGEDKVLTEMAKKEVWRGQSNIASMKGRDIPLREIPSFLIPPGMMFALLSALFLAITGYFDAAFILIGLSLLPFVAYCIRLKQHVSPPVSWWDITQFYAYYFPARAIGTVRGIFGELTTDSHS; this comes from the coding sequence ATGACGGACACCGGTTCTCAACACATCAATGATATACAAGAACGGGTCGCATTTATCATCCCTCACAAAGGAAGGGAAGAGATGCTACTCCAAACTTTACGCAGTATCGCGCAATTAGACCGTGATGGATTTGCGGTGGAAGTGCATTTGGTCACGCAAAATGATTCCGTGTCTGATGAAATACATGCAATACCGGATATAGATTTGAAAGTGCATAATCGCAAAGGTTGTGGAAACATTTCTGCATCTCGCAACTACGGAGTGAGTCAAACAAAGGCCTCCTTCATCGCGTTTATCGATGCGGATGTCGAGTTATCTCAACATTGGTTGCGCACTTTACACCAAGAACTTCAGGTTCCTGGTCGCTTGCTGGTAAGTGCCAAACAAATCACATCCGCCAACCCCACTGTACTAGAACGTATACGCACCTCATTATCCAATGTGGATATTGACCGAGATGTGACTTTTTTACCTGGACGCAATTTATTGGTTCGGCGTTCAGATGTTATCAAAGTCAACGGTTTTCCAGAACATCTTGAAACGTGTGAGGATTATTATTTTACCCATGCGCTCTCGCAACACGGTGCATTGCATTACACCAGCAAAACAGAGTACGTCCATATTGGTGAAGATAAAGTCTTAACAGAGATGGCGAAAAAGGAAGTCTGGCGAGGACAATCCAACATTGCATCGATGAAAGGTCGCGACATTCCGTTGCGTGAGATCCCGAGCTTTTTGATTCCTCCAGGGATGATGTTTGCCTTACTCAGTGCCCTATTCCTCGCCATAACTGGGTACTTTGATGCCGCATTCATCCTGATCGGGTTGTCTTTGCTGCCCTTTGTCGCTTACTGCATCCGCCTCAAACAACACGTCTCCCCTCCTGTTTCTTGGTGGGATATCACACAGTTTTACGCCTATTATTTTCCAGCGCGTGCCATCGGTACGGTCAGAGGAATATTTGGTGAATTGACCACGGACAGTCATTCATGA
- a CDS encoding glycosyltransferase family 4 protein, giving the protein MKHTLNVMQFICPTGFYGAERWILALTKHLPTHINSIIAVTQEPENHNTQLIRAAQTLGFETAEFPMTGKFDWSVVAHMVQYIKAHNIDIIHTHGYKSDILGVIVAKKAGIKVVVTPHGFENASDVKLRTFIWLGCQAMRFADHVVPLSSALYEDVEKFSLTPPKLRYIQNGVDLSEVYSVKHDDTVPAQTDKKRIGFIGQMISRKNIDAILQIFSELAATRQDIELVLLGDGDCREALERRAQALDCRDDIHFLGFRDDRLALLKTFDLFVMTSTLEGIPRCLMEACAMGIPVAAYDIDGIDQLIHHEQTGLLAPLHDIAMLKRHWETLLDDANSAQVIAENAVNYVQQHYSSQRMANEYDDLFQEMMTKDSRDYVKA; this is encoded by the coding sequence ATGAAACACACTTTAAACGTCATGCAGTTTATTTGCCCTACTGGATTTTATGGGGCGGAACGCTGGATCTTGGCATTGACCAAACATCTGCCTACGCACATTAACTCCATCATTGCTGTGACCCAAGAGCCAGAGAATCACAACACTCAGCTCATTCGTGCAGCCCAAACACTTGGTTTCGAAACGGCCGAGTTTCCCATGACCGGTAAATTCGATTGGTCTGTGGTCGCACACATGGTGCAATATATCAAAGCGCACAACATTGACATCATCCATACCCATGGTTACAAATCTGATATTTTAGGCGTGATTGTCGCCAAAAAAGCGGGCATCAAAGTCGTCGTTACCCCGCACGGTTTTGAAAATGCCTCAGACGTTAAATTACGTACTTTTATTTGGTTAGGCTGTCAGGCCATGCGCTTTGCTGATCATGTCGTACCCTTGTCTTCTGCTTTATATGAAGATGTGGAGAAGTTTAGTCTTACTCCACCCAAGTTACGCTATATTCAAAATGGTGTCGATCTATCGGAAGTATACAGCGTCAAACACGACGACACAGTGCCTGCTCAAACGGATAAAAAACGAATTGGCTTCATTGGGCAGATGATTTCGCGTAAAAATATCGACGCTATCCTGCAGATTTTTTCTGAATTAGCCGCCACTCGTCAGGACATTGAATTAGTGCTGCTCGGCGATGGGGATTGTCGTGAAGCGTTAGAGCGCCGAGCACAAGCACTTGATTGTCGAGACGATATTCATTTTTTGGGGTTTCGCGACGATAGATTGGCGTTGCTCAAAACCTTTGATTTGTTTGTAATGACTTCGACCTTGGAGGGGATCCCAAGATGTTTAATGGAAGCCTGTGCCATGGGGATCCCTGTTGCAGCGTATGACATCGACGGCATTGATCAATTGATCCATCATGAACAGACGGGATTACTAGCACCACTGCATGATATCGCTATGCTCAAGCGCCATTGGGAAACATTATTGGATGATGCAAATAGCGCTCAAGTCATTGCAGAAAATGCCGTTAACTATGTACAGCAACACTATTCTTCGCAACGAATGGCGAATGAATACGATGACTTATTTCAAGAGATGATGACTAAGGATAGTCGAGATTATGTCAAAGCCTGA
- a CDS encoding GNAT family N-acetyltransferase codes for MRTEFVALSQLNRAIYDEYVECHAGASAYHFSAWLVCVYEAYNHDAIIALAYEDNTLVGVAPLVLFSRFWGKPSFCALPYCDVGHVLADSDAIKQELIKDICEYGASHFISSFVHRDICSVNDNLDDNALTGKKVAMKMPLQSNASEQMASYKSKLRSQIRKAEKNGLSIKLTEGNDLINDFYQVIAQNMRELGSPVHKKSWYEAIVKHYQGRFCMGVVYDRDMAIGAGLILLHPYQCSIPWASTLAKYNRLAPNMMLYGALIGYAADKQIPVFDFGRSTFNEGTYRFKKQWGARPHALDWQDCLATSPKQKRGETGGEQLKQVAIQVWQHLPLSMTTLVGSRVRGLISL; via the coding sequence ATGAGAACAGAATTTGTCGCGCTTTCACAACTTAATCGAGCGATTTATGATGAGTATGTAGAATGTCATGCAGGAGCTTCAGCTTATCATTTTAGCGCTTGGCTAGTGTGTGTGTATGAAGCCTATAATCACGATGCCATCATTGCCCTAGCATATGAAGATAATACGCTCGTCGGGGTAGCTCCTTTGGTGTTGTTTTCACGGTTCTGGGGTAAGCCATCATTTTGTGCACTGCCTTACTGTGATGTGGGGCATGTTCTGGCAGATTCTGATGCCATTAAACAAGAATTAATAAAAGATATCTGTGAGTATGGCGCATCACACTTCATCTCATCTTTCGTGCATCGAGATATTTGTTCAGTTAATGATAATCTAGATGACAACGCACTAACTGGCAAAAAAGTCGCCATGAAAATGCCCTTGCAATCCAATGCTTCGGAGCAGATGGCAAGTTACAAATCAAAGCTACGCAGCCAGATCCGCAAAGCGGAAAAAAATGGATTATCTATCAAACTGACTGAAGGGAATGATTTGATCAATGATTTCTATCAAGTTATTGCGCAAAACATGCGTGAACTGGGCTCTCCTGTTCACAAAAAAAGTTGGTATGAAGCAATTGTTAAGCATTATCAGGGACGCTTTTGCATGGGAGTGGTGTATGACCGAGATATGGCAATTGGCGCAGGTCTCATATTACTCCACCCTTATCAATGCAGTATCCCTTGGGCATCCACCCTAGCGAAGTACAATCGATTAGCACCCAATATGATGCTATATGGGGCATTGATTGGATATGCTGCTGACAAACAAATACCTGTTTTTGATTTTGGGCGTTCGACGTTTAATGAAGGGACTTATCGGTTTAAAAAACAGTGGGGGGCAAGGCCACATGCATTGGATTGGCAGGATTGTTTGGCAACTTCACCTAAACAAAAGAGAGGTGAAACTGGAGGTGAGCAACTAAAGCAAGTTGCGATTCAAGTTTGGCAACATTTGCCTCTCTCGATGACCACTTTGGTGGGGAGTCGGGTGCGTGGTTTGATCAGTTTGTAA